The window GTAGATCTTCGAAGCGCCGTGGGCGGACTTCGTAGCGTACTGCAGAGTGGTGCCGTTCAGGTCCACCTGGATCATGTTGCGGCGAGCAGCTTCCATAGCCTTCTGGATCGCAGCAGGCACTTCACGCGACTTGCCACGGCCGAAGCCTACACGGCCCTTACCATCACCTACCACGGTCAGCGCGGTGAAAGTGAAGATACGGCCACCTTTTACGGTTTTGGCTACGCGGTTAACTTGAACCAGCTTCTCGATGTAGCCTTCGTCGCGCTTTTGGTCGTTATTGGACATAACTTAGAACTCCAGCCCAGCTTCACGAGCAGCATCAGCCAGCGCCTTGACGCGGCCGTGGTACTTGAAGCCAGAGCGGTCGAAAGCCACCTGCGAGACGCCTGCGGCTTTAGCACGCGAAGCGACCAGCTGGCCAACCTTAGTGGCCGCGTCGATGTTGCCGGTGGCACCATCACGCAGTTCTTTATCCAAAGTCGAGGCGCTGGCCAGGACCTTGTTGCCGTCGGCCGAAATGACCTGGGCGTAGATGTGCTGCGAAGAGCGGAACACGCAGAGACGCACGACTTCGAGTTCGTGCATTTTCAGGCGTGCTTTGCGAGCGCGACGCAGTCGAGTAACTTTTTTGTCGGTCATTTGCTATGCCCTACTTCTTCTTGGCTTCTTTACGACGGACGACTTCGTCCGCGTAGCGCACACCTTTACCTTTGTAAGGCTCTGGTGGACGGAAGTCGCGGATCTCGGCGGCCACCTGACCTACCAGCTGCTTGTCGATACCCTTGATCAGGATGTCGGTCTGGCTAGGAGTTTCAGCGGTGATGCCTTCCGGCAGTTCATAATCCACTGGGTGCGAGAAGCCAAGGGCCAGGTTCAGGACCGAGCCTTTTGCTTGTGCCTTGTAACCAACACCGACCAGCTGGAGCTTGCGCTCGAAGCCTTGGCTTACGCCCTGGACCATGTTGTTGACCAACGCACGCGTGGTACCAGCCATTGCGCGAGTCTGCTGGTCGCCGTTGCGAGCAGCGAAACGCAGCTCACCAGCTTCCTGGACGATCTCGACGGACGAATGGACATTCAGTTCGAGAGTGCCCTTGGCACCCTTCACCGAAAGCTGTTGGCCGGCGAATTTGACTTCGACACCAGCTGGCAGCTTAACGGGGTTCTTAGCGACGCGAGACATGCTTATCCCCCCTTAGAACACTGTGCAAAGAACTTCGCCGCCGACACCGGCAGCGCGCGCAGCACGATCAGTCATCACACCCTTGTTGGTGGAGACGATAGACACGCCCAGACCGCCACGTACCTTCGGCAGTTCTTCGACGGACTTGTACTGACGCAGGCCTGGACGGCTAACGCGCTTCACTTCCTCGATGACCGGACGGCCTTCGAAGTACTTCAGCTCGATGGACAGCGACGGCTTGGCGTCGGTAGTTACCTGAAAACCCGCGATGTAACCTTCGTCCTTCAGGACTTTTGCTACAGCCACCTTCAGAGTGGAAGACGGCATGCTTACGACGGACTTTTCAGCCATCTGGGCATTACGGATTCGAGTTAGCATGTCCGCTAACGGGTCCTGCATACTCATGGGCTAGATGCTCCTGATACAAAAAAAATGAGCCTTGCGGCTACAACTGTCGCCGAGCTATTCCACACGTAAAAAGTGCAGGCTCAGGCGAGCCGGTCATTCTAGACACACGCCAGAAATGAATCAAGCCCCAAAAGGGGCTTGATTCAGACTCCAGGTCACCGCCGGTCAGTATCTTGCGACCCTGACCAGGGTGACTGAGGAAGTGCGGCTTACCAGCTGGCTTTGACCAGACCTGGTACGTCACCACGCATTGCAGCTTCACGCAGCTTGTTACGGCCCAGGCCGAACTTGCGGTAAACGCCGTGCGGACGACCAGTCAGGCGGCAGCGGTTACGCAGGCGCGAGGCGCTGGCGTCACGTGGCTGCTTCTGCAGGGCGATCGAAGCTTCCCAACGCGCTTCTGGACTTGCGTTCAGATCGACGATGATAGCTTTGAGCGCTGCACGCTTGGTGGCGTACTTGGCAACGGTGAGCTGACGCTTCAGCTCACGGTTTTTCATGCTCTTCTTGGCCATTTTCCTACTCCAATCAGTTGCGGAACGGGAATTTGAAAGCACGCAGCAGGGCGCGACCTTCTTCATCCGTCTTGGCAGTGGTGGTCAGGGTAATGTCCAGACCGCGCAGAGCATCGATCTTATCGTAATCGATTTCCGGGAAGATGATCTGCTCTTTCACGCCCATGCTGTAGTTGCCACGACCGTCGAAGGACTTGGCATTCAGGCCGCGGAAGTCGCGAACCCGAGGCAGGGAGATCGACAGCAGACGATCCAGGAACTCGTACATACGATCGCGACGCAGGGTCACCTTGACACCGATCGGCCAACCTTCGCGGACTTTGAAGCCTGCGATGGATTTGCGAGCGTGAGTCACGACGACCTTCTGGCCGGTGATCTTTTCCAGGTCGGCAACAGCGTGCTCGATGACTTTCTTGTCGCCGATCGCTTCGCCCAGACCCATGTTCAGGGTGATCTTGGTAATGCGCGGAACTTCCATCACGTTCGCCAGCTTAAGTTCTTCCTTAAGCTTCGGAGCGATTTCCTTCCGGTAAATCTCTTTCAGTCGTGCCATGGTCTTCTACCTAGCAGTGTTCAAGCATCAACCGCTTTTTGGGTCGACTTGAAGACACGAATTTTCTTGCCGTCTTCTACTTTGAAACCAACGCGGTCAGCCTTGTTGGTTTCGCTGTTGAAAATGGCGACGTTGGAAGCGTGCAGTGGCGCTTCTTTTTCGACGATACCGCCCTGTACGCCCGACATCGGGTTAGGCTTGGTATGACGCTTGACCAGGTTCAGGCCACCAACGACCAGACGGTCGTCAGCCAGAACCTTAAGCACCTTACCGCGCTTACCTTTGTCTTTGCCGGCGATCACGATGATCTCGTCGTCACGACGAATCTTTTGCATGTCGGATCTCCTTACAGCACTTCTGGGGCGAGCGAGACGATCTTCATGAACTTCTCAGAGCGAAGTTCACGGGTCACTGGCCCAAAGATACGGGTGCCGATCGGCTCTTGCTTGTTGTTCAGCAGAACAGCAGCGTTGCCATCAAAGCGAATGATCGAACCATCGGCACGACGGACGCCGTGACGGGTGCGGACTACAACAGCAGTCATCACCTGGCCTTTCTTCACCTTACCGCGAGGAATTGCTTCCTTCACGGTAACTTTGATGATGTCACCGATAGCTGCGTAACGACGATGGGAGCCACCAAGCACCTTGATGCACATAACGCGACGAGCGCCGCTGTTATCGGCCACATCGAGCATGGATTGAGTCTGAATCATATAATTTCTCCGACCCCTAGCCCTTAGACTTCCACAGCGCGTTCGATAACCTCGACCAGCGCCCAAGACTTGGTCTTGGCCAGCGGACGGGTCTCACGGATGGAGACCTTGTCGCCGATGTGGCACTGGTTGGTTTCGTCGTGCGCGTGCAGCTTAGTCGAACGCTTAACGTATTTACCGTAGATCGGGTGCTTCACGCGACGCTCGATCAGAACGGTGATGGTCTTGTCCATTTTGTCGCTGACAACACGGCCAGTCAGCGTACGGACGGTCTTTTCGGCTTCAGCCATGATCACTTACCTGCCTGCTGGTTGAGCACGGTCTTCACACGAGCGATGTCGCGCTTAACTTGCGAGAGCAGGTGAGACTGCCCCAACTGGCCAGTTGCTTTCTGCATGCGCAGATTGAACTGGTCGCGCAGCAGGCCGAGCAGTTGCTCGTTCAGCTGCTGTGCGGATTTTTCACGAAGTTCATTCGCTTTCATCACATCACCGTCCGCTTAACAAAGGAGGTGGCGAGAGGCAGCTTTGCAGCAGCCAGGGCGAAAGCCTCACGCGCCAGCTCTTCAGAAACACCCTCGATTTCATACAGGACTTTGCCTGGCTGAATCTGGGCAACCCAGTACTCGACGTTACCCTTACCTTTACCCATACGAACTTCGAGGGGCTTTTTGGAGATAGGCTTGTCCGGGAATACACGGATCCAGATCTTGCCGCCACGTTTTACGTGACGGGTCAGAGCACGACGTGCCGACTCGATCTGACGGGCGGTGAGACGACCGCGAGCAACAGACTTCAGCGCGAACTCGCCGAAGCTGACTTTGCTACCGCGCAGTGCCAGACCACGGTTGTGGCCGGTCATCTGCTTGCGGAACTTCGTACGCTTTGGTTGCAACATTTGGCGTACCCCTTACTTAGCAGCTTTTTTACGAGGCGCTGGTGCTTGTGGTTTCAGTTCTTCTTGGCGACCACCAATTACTTCGCCTTTGAAGATCCAAACCTTGACACCGATCACACCGTAGGTGGTGTGAGCTTCGTAGGTGGCATAGTCGATATCGGCACGCAGGGTGTGCAGAGGCACACGACCTTCGCGATACCATTCAGTACGTGCGATCTCAGCACCGCCGAGACGACCGCTCACCTGGATCTTGATGCCCTTGGCACCAATGCGCATGGCGTTCTGTACGGCGCGCTTCATGGCGCGACGGAACATCACACGACGCTCCAGCTGCTGAGCTACGCTCTGGGCAACCAGCATACCGTCGAGCTCCGGCTTGCGGATCTCTTCGATATTGATGTGCACAGGCACACCCATTTGCTTGGTCAGGTCCTGACGCAGTTTTTCAACATCTTCACCCTTCTTCCCGATAACGATACCTGGACGAGCGGTGTGGATGGTGATGCGTGCGGTTTGAGCCGGACGATGAATATCGATACGGCTTACGGACGCGCTTTTTAGTTTGTCCTGGAGGTATGCACGTACGTTCAGATCTGCAAGCAGATAGTCCGCGTAAGTGCGACCGTCTGCGTACCAGACGGAGGTGTGCTCCTTGACGATTCCCAGGCGAATGCCAATGGGATGTACTTTCTGACCCATCTCTTCGACTCCGTTACTTGTCAGCAACCTTGACAGTGATATGGCAAGACCGCTTGACGATGCGATCAGCACGGCCCTTGGCACGTGGCATGATGCGCTTCAGCGAACGCCCTTCGTTGACGAAAACGGTGCTGACCTTCAGGTCATCAACGTCTGCGCCTTCGTTATGCTCGGCGTTGGCTACGGCCGACTCCAGCACTTTTTTCATGATCTCGGCGGCTTTCTTGCTGCTGAAAGCCAGCAGGTTGAGCGCTTCGCCCACCTTCTTCCCGCGGATCTGGTCGGCGACCAAGCGGGCTTTCTGGGCGGAGATTCGAGCGCCCGACAACTTAGCGGCTACTTCCATTTCCTAACCCCTTAACGCTTGGCTTTCTTGTCGGCCACGTGACCACGATAGGTACGGGTGCCGGCAAATTCGCCCAGTTTGTGACCGACCATGTCTTCGTTCACGAGAACTGGAACATGTTGACGACCGTTATGCACAGCGATGGTCAGACCGACCATTTGTGGCAGGATCATGGAACGACGCGACCAGGTCTTAACTGGTTTGCGATCGTTCTTCTCCGCCGCCACTTCGATCTTCTTCAGTAGGTGAAGATCGATAAAAGGACCTTTTTTCAGAGAACGTGGCACTGTCGTATCCCTCTATTTACTTGCGACGACGGACGATCATGTTGTCGGTACGCTTATTACCACGAGTCTTCGCGCCCTTAGTCGGGAAGCCCCATGGCGATACCGGATGACGACCACCGGAGGTACGACCTTCACCACCACCATGTGGGTGGTCAACCGGGTTCATGGCAACACCACGAACGGTTGGGCGAACGCCACGCCAGCGTTTGGCACCGGCTTTACCCAGGGAACGCAGGCTGTGCTCGGAGTTCGAGACTTCGCCCAGCGTTGCACGGCATTCCGACAGCACTTTACGCATTTCGCCGGAACGCAGACGCAGGGTAACGTACACGCCTTCACGAGCGATCAGCTGAGCCGAAGCACCAGCGGAACGAGCGATCTGTGCACCCTTGCCTGGTTTCAGTTCGATACCGTGTACGGTCGAACCCACTGGGATGTTGCGCAGCTGCAGGGTGTTGCCTGGCTTGATTGGAGCCAGAGCGCCTGCGATCAGCTGGTCGCCAGCACTCACGCCTTTAGGGGCGATGATGTAGCGACGCTCGCCGTCTGCGTACAGCAGCAGAGCGATGTGAGCAGTACGGTTTGGATCGTATTCGATACGCTCGACAGTGGCAGCGATGCCATCTTTGTCGTTGCGACGGAAGTCGACCAGACGGTAATGCTGCTTATGACCACCACCTACGTGACGAGTAGTGATGCGGCCATTGTTGTTACGACCACCAGACTTCGATTTTTTCTCGAGCAGCGGTGCGTGAGGAGCGCCTTTGTGCAGCTCCTGGTTGACCACCTTGACCACAAAACGGCGGCCAGGGGAAGTCGGTTTGCATTTAACGATTGCCATGATGCACCCCTTCCTTACTCAGCACTGCTGCTGAAATCGAGATCTTGGCCTGGCTGAAGGGAGATAACTGCCTTCTTCCAGTCATTACGCTTGCCCAGACCGCGAGCGGTACGCTTGCTCTTACCCAGAACGTTCAGGGTAGTCACGCGCTCTACTTTCACGCTGAACAGGCTTTCGACGGCCTTCTTGATTTCCAGCTTGGTTGCGTCGGTCGCAACCTTGAAAACGAACTGGCCTTTCTTGTCTGCCAGAACCGTAGCCTTCTCGGAAACGTGCGGGCCAAGCAGAACTTTAAATACGCGTTCCTGGTTCATCCCAGCAGCTCCTCGAATTTCTTCACGGCCGACACGGTGATCAACACCTTGTCGTATGCGATCAGACTGACTGGGTCGGAACCTTGCACGTCACGAACGTCGACGTGTGGCAGGTTGCGAGCAGCCAGGTACAGGTTCTGGTCAACAGCGTCAGACACGATCAGAACGTCGGTCAGGCTCAGGCCAGTCAGTTTGCTCAGCAGGTCTTTGGTTTTCGGGGTTTCAACAGCGAAATCCTGAACAACGACCAGACGATCAGTACGCACCAGCTCAGCAAGGATGGAGCGCAGGGCTGCGCGGTACATCTTCTTGTTCAGCTTCTGGGAGTGATCCTGAGGACGAGCTGCGAAAGTGGTACCACCGCCACGCCAGATTGGGCTACGGATAGTACCGGCACGAGCACGGCCAGTGCCTTTCTGACGCCATGGGCGCTTGCCGCCACCGGAAACGTCGGAACGGGTCTTCTGCTGCTTGCTACCTTGACGGCCGCCAGCCATGTAGGCCACGACTGCTTGGTGAACCAGCGTCTCGTTGAAATCGCCGCCAAATGTCAGTTCGGAAACTTCGATCGCTTGAGCGCCATTTACATTTAATTGCATGTCAGCTTCCCCTTAACCGCGAGCCTTGGCTGCTGGACGTACAACCACGTTGCCGCCAGTAGCGCCAGGAACAGCGCCCTTGACCAACAACAGATTGCGTTCAGCGTCCACGCGCACTACTTCCAGGGACTGCACGGTCACGCGCTCTGCGCCCATGTGACCGGACATTTTTTTGCCCTTGAATACACGACCAGGAGTCTGGCACTGGCCGATAGAGCCTGGAACGCGGTGGGATACGGAGTTACCGTGGGTGTTATCTTGCCCGCGGAAATTCCAACGCTTGATCGTACCGGCGAAGCCTTTACCTTTGGACTGACCGGTTACATCAACCAGTTGGCCAGCGGCGAAGATTTCAGCATTGATCAGATCGCCAGCCTTGTATTCGCCTTCTTCAAGACGGAATTCCAGGACGGTGCGACCAGCGGCAACGTTCGCCTTGGCGAAGTGACCAGCTTGAGCAGCTGTAACACGCGAAGCGCGACGCTCGCCGACAGTGACTTGCACTGCACGGTAGCCATCGGTCTCTTCAGTTTTGAACTGGGTGACGCGATTCGGTTCGATCTCGATGACCGTGACCGGAATGGAGACACCTTCTTCGGTGAAAATACGGGTCATACCGCATTTACGACCGACTACACCAATAGTCATGTTGTAAACCTCATGAGTGTACGGGGCTTTCACCCGCTATGGCCGCCCATTTCAGAGCGTTACACGACCAAGACCTGAGTCTTAGCCGAGGCTGATCTGCACTTCCACACCTGCCGCAAGATCGAGCTTCATAAGAGCGTCAACGGTTTTATCCGTTGGCTGGACGATGTCCAGGACGCGCTTGTGAGTACGGATCTCGTACTGGTCACGCGCGTCTTTGTTGACGTGCGGGGAGACCAGAACGGTGAACCGCTCTTTACGAGTAGGCAGTGGAATTGGACCACGCACTTGAGCACCAGTACGTTTCGCGGTTTCCACGATTTCCTGGGTGGATTGGTCGATCAGGCGATGGTCAAAAGCCTTCAACCTGATACGGATTTGCTGATTTTGCATTGGATTTCAGACTCCGGCTGCTATTCCCACCGGGCGCAATACGCCCGTTAAAAGGAGGCGCAATTCTATAGACGCCCCCATAAGGTGTCAACCCAATAAAAAAGCCCCCGCTGAGCGGGGGCTTTTTCAAAGCATCGAAGCTATCTCAGAAGAGAAGCTTACTCGATGATTTTGGCTACAACGCCAGCACCAACGGTACGGCCGCCTTCGCGGATTGCGAAACGCAGACCGTCTTCCATTGCGATGGTTTTGATCAGAGTGACAGTCATCTGGATGTTGTCACCTGGCATTACCATTTCAACGCCTTCTGGCAGTTCGCAGTTACCGGTCACGTCAGTGGTACGGAAGTAGAACTGTGGACGGTAGCCTTTGAAGAACGGAGTGTGACGACCGCCTTCTTCCTTGCTCAGAACGTAGACTTCTGCGGTGAACTTGGTGTGCGGCTTGACCGAACCTGGCTTGACCAGAACCTGGCCACGCTCAACGTCGTCACGCTTGGTACCACGCAGCAGAACGCCGCAGTTCTCGCCAGCACGACCTTCGTCGAGCAGTTTGCGGAACATTTCAACACCGGTGCAGGTGGTGGTGGTGGTGTCACGCAGACCAACGATTTCCAGCGGGTCTTGAACCTTGACGATACCACGCTCGATACGACCGGTAACTACGGTACCGCGACCGGAGATCGAGAACACGTCTTCGATTGGCATCAGGAACGGCTGGTCGATAGCACGAACTGGCTCAGGGATGTAGGCATCCAGAGTTTCTACCAGCTTCTTGACAGCGGTAGTACCCATTTCGTTGTCGTCTTTGCCTTCCAGCGCCATACGAGCCGAACCGATGATGATTGGAGTGTCATCACCTGGGAAGTCGTAGGTGCTCAGCAGGTCGCGAACTTCCATCTCGACCAGTTCCAGCAGCTCAGCGTCGTCAACCAGGTCAGCCTTGTTCAGGAAGACCACGATGTACGGAACGCCTACCTGACGGGACAGCAGGATGTGCTCACGAGTTTGTGGCATCGGACCATCGGCAGCCGAGCAAACCAGGATCGCGCCGTCCATCTGGGCAGCACCGGTGATCATGTTCTTCACGTAGTCAGCGTGACCTGGGCAGTCAACGTGAGCGTAGTGACGAATGTTCGAGTTGTACTCAACGTGCGCGGTGTTGATGGTGATACCGCGAGCTTTTTCTTCTGGAGCGCTGTCGATCTTGTCGAATTCAACGACTGCGGAACCGAAAACTTCGGAGCAAACGCGAGTCAGAGCAGCGGTCAGAGTGGTTTTACCGTGGTCAACGTGACCGATGGTGCCAACGTTGACGTGAGGTAGGGAACGATCAAATTTTTCTTTAGCCACGACAATTAACTCCTTGCCTAAAGGGCTGGATTAGCCTTGTTTTTTAACGAGAGCTTCGACGATGTTCGACGGAGCTTCGGCGTACTTGGAAAACTCCATGGAGTAGCTCGCGCGACCCTGGGACATGGAGCGAACATCGGTCGCATAACCGAACATTTCACCCAGCGGCACTTCAGCGCGGATGACCTTGCCGGAGACCGAGTCTTCCATACCCTGGATCAGACCACGACGACGGTTCAGGTCACCCATCACGTCACCCATGTAGTCCTCAGGGGTTACTACTTCAACCTTCATGATCGGCTCAAGCACGACGCCCTTGCCCTTCTCACGCAGCTGCTTGGTCGCCATGGAGGCAGCCACCTTGAACGCCATCTCGTTAGAGTCGACGTCATGGTAGGAACCATCGAACACGGTAGCCTTCAGGCCGATCAGCGGATAGCCGGCAACAACGCCGTTCTTCATCTGCTCTTCGATACCCTTCTGGATAGCCGGGATGTATTCCTTAGGAACCACACCACCGACGACCTCGTTGGCAAACACCAGACCTTCAGTGATATTGCCTTTTTCATCCACTTCAGCCGGAGCGAAGCGAATCCAGCAATGGCCGAACTGGCCACGGCCACCGGACTGGCGAACGAACTTGCCTTCGATCTCACAGCCAACGGTGATCTTCTCGCGGTACGAAACCTGCGGCTTGCCGATGTTGGCCTCGACGTTGAACTCGCGCTTCATGCGGTCAACGAGGATGTCCAGGTGCAGCTCACCCATACCGGAGATAATGGTCTGGCCGGTTTCTTCGTCGGTCTTGACGCGGAACGACGGGTCTTCCTGGGCCAGCTTGCCCAGAGCGATACCCATCTTCTCCTGGTCAGCCTTGGTTTTCGGCTCTACAGCCACCGAAATTACCGGCTCAGGGAAGTCCATACGCTCAAGGATGATCGGCTTGTCGATATCGCACAGGGTGTCACCGGTGGTGACGTCCTTCATACCGATCAGCGCAGCGATGTCGCCCGCACGTACTTCCTTGATTTCGTCACGCTGGTTGGCGTGCATCTGCACCATACGACCAACGCGCTCTTTCTTGCCTTTCACCGAGTTGATGACGGAGTCAC of the Pseudomonas vanderleydeniana genome contains:
- the fusA gene encoding elongation factor G, whose product is MARTTAINRYRNIGICAHVDAGKTTTTERILFYTGLSHKMGEVHDGAATTDWMVQEQERGITITSAAVTTFWKGSRGQYDNYRVNVIDTPGHVDFTIEVERSLRVLDGAVVVFCGTSGVEPQSETVWRQANKYGVPRVVYVNKMDRAGANFLRVVGQIKNRLGHTPVPVQLAIGSEENFQGQVDLIKMKAIYWNDDDKGTTYREEEIPADMVELANEWRNNMVEAAAEANEELMNKYLEEGDLSVEEIKAGLRARTLASEIVPAVCGSSFKNKGVPLVLDAVIDYLPAPTEIPAIKGVHPDSTDDNEIVDERHADDNEPFSALAFKIATDPFVGTLTFVRVYSGFLSSGDSVINSVKGKKERVGRMVQMHANQRDEIKEVRAGDIAALIGMKDVTTGDTLCDIDKPIILERMDFPEPVISVAVEPKTKADQEKMGIALGKLAQEDPSFRVKTDEETGQTIISGMGELHLDILVDRMKREFNVEANIGKPQVSYREKITVGCEIEGKFVRQSGGRGQFGHCWIRFAPAEVDEKGNITEGLVFANEVVGGVVPKEYIPAIQKGIEEQMKNGVVAGYPLIGLKATVFDGSYHDVDSNEMAFKVAASMATKQLREKGKGVVLEPIMKVEVVTPEDYMGDVMGDLNRRRGLIQGMEDSVSGKVIRAEVPLGEMFGYATDVRSMSQGRASYSMEFSKYAEAPSNIVEALVKKQG